Proteins from one Paenibacillus amylolyticus genomic window:
- the hemE gene encoding uroporphyrinogen decarboxylase, producing MSYNDRLIRASFKQQVDRVPVWYMRQAGRYDPEYRKIKEKYSLLEICKQPELAAEVTLMPVRKLGVDAAILYSDIMNPVASLGIDFDIVKNIGPVIDNPIRSAADVDRLRPIDVEGDLSHILETIRILDKELDVPLITFAGAPFTIASYLIEGRPSKGYIRTKTMMYSEPEVWHKLMQKLGDMVITYVRAHIANGGKAFQLFDSWVGALSPKDFRTYVLPTITRIFTELSDLNVPKIYFPGVASGELLPALHNLQADVIGLDWRVSISEGRRRLGGKFAVQGNLDPYVLTAPMELIKEQAKVIIDEGIKEPGYIFNLGHGLFPEASLDKLRELTAYIHEYSAEAMKSGVTVTND from the coding sequence ATGAGCTATAATGATCGACTGATTCGGGCAAGTTTCAAGCAACAGGTAGACCGTGTTCCGGTATGGTACATGCGTCAAGCTGGGCGTTACGACCCTGAATATCGCAAAATCAAAGAAAAGTACTCCTTGCTAGAAATCTGCAAACAACCCGAGCTGGCGGCTGAAGTTACACTCATGCCGGTACGCAAACTCGGTGTAGATGCGGCTATTTTGTATTCCGATATTATGAATCCGGTTGCCTCATTGGGCATTGATTTTGACATTGTAAAAAATATTGGACCGGTAATTGATAATCCTATTCGTTCAGCTGCAGATGTGGATCGGCTGCGCCCCATCGACGTAGAAGGGGATCTGTCACATATTCTGGAGACCATTCGAATTCTGGATAAGGAGCTTGACGTACCTCTGATTACGTTTGCGGGCGCACCTTTCACGATTGCGAGTTATCTGATCGAAGGCCGACCTTCGAAAGGTTACATCCGTACCAAAACAATGATGTACAGTGAGCCGGAAGTGTGGCATAAGCTGATGCAAAAGCTTGGCGATATGGTTATTACATATGTCCGTGCGCATATTGCGAATGGCGGTAAGGCCTTCCAGTTGTTTGACAGCTGGGTTGGAGCACTTTCTCCCAAAGATTTCAGAACATATGTGTTGCCTACGATTACCCGTATCTTTACCGAATTATCGGATTTGAATGTACCGAAGATTTATTTCCCTGGTGTGGCATCCGGCGAGTTGCTGCCAGCGCTGCATAATCTGCAAGCGGATGTGATTGGATTGGACTGGAGAGTATCCATCTCGGAAGGGCGTCGACGTCTTGGCGGCAAATTTGCAGTACAGGGTAACCTGGACCCCTACGTGCTGACTGCCCCGATGGAACTGATCAAGGAGCAAGCCAAAGTGATTATTGACGAAGGAATCAAGGAGCCGGGATATATTTTCAATCTGGGACACGGACTATTCCCGGAAGCATCTCTTGATAAGCTCAGAGAACTAACGGCTTATATTCATGAATATTCTGCCGAAGCAATGAAGAGTGGGGTGACGGTAACCAATGACTAA
- a CDS encoding CapA family protein yields MNQESETSKPSNSAKDVTINFVGDIQFSGKVAELLDKNGYDYPFAKLGRLFKDDDLTIGNLETPITLGGTGQLTKHMYTNLRPKHWRQWPLRVLMLSIWLTIIFWIRV; encoded by the coding sequence GTGAATCAGGAATCCGAGACGTCGAAACCTTCCAATTCAGCGAAGGATGTCACCATTAACTTTGTGGGCGATATTCAATTTTCGGGCAAAGTTGCTGAACTGCTGGATAAGAACGGTTATGATTATCCCTTTGCCAAGCTCGGCAGATTATTCAAGGATGATGATCTTACCATCGGCAACTTGGAGACACCGATAACCTTGGGAGGTACGGGGCAGCTGACAAAACATATGTATACAAATCTTCGCCCAAAGCATTGGCGGCAATGGCCTCTGCGGGTTTTGATGCTGTCAATTTGGCTAACAATCATATTCTGGATCAGGGTGTAG
- a CDS encoding asparaginase: protein MSKTSNLRPWAVWSTAALTALTISLSPIGTYAAHAATEVKGTTGAVQTATTTPARNTSIPAIPDASKQSALPNVLVIGTGGTIAGQSEDATSFQNYKAGTLPIGEMVDALPDKQKIADVSTLQFGNSGSGSYSMADLYDLSQTVDKALALYDSVVVTTGTDTMEEIAYFLDMTVQSDKPVVITGSMRPWTVIGSDAQANLYNAIKLAGSGRTASFGTVLMLNDTIQLARGVTKTNDYRTDTFETPMLGAVGYIDEENIRIYRAPARALKPEGTAKPVFDLSKITKADLAKVEIAISYQEAGGGAIEGFVSSGAKGIVTSGTGAGGISRAMGQARTKAIEEGVIFVTTTRTGSGSVYGGGKGIIAGDNLSPQQARILLMLGLSFSDDFDTIKKWFETYGTPEV from the coding sequence ATGAGTAAAACATCCAATCTTCGTCCTTGGGCCGTATGGAGTACCGCAGCTTTAACAGCTTTAACGATTTCGTTGTCCCCCATCGGTACCTATGCTGCACACGCAGCTACAGAGGTAAAAGGCACAACAGGCGCTGTTCAGACAGCAACCACCACTCCAGCTCGCAATACATCCATTCCTGCAATCCCCGACGCTTCCAAACAATCCGCACTTCCTAACGTATTGGTAATCGGGACTGGCGGAACGATTGCCGGACAATCCGAGGATGCCACCAGCTTCCAAAATTATAAGGCAGGTACGCTTCCTATCGGAGAGATGGTAGACGCCTTACCGGATAAACAGAAGATTGCTGATGTTAGCACACTCCAATTCGGAAACTCAGGTTCAGGTTCCTATAGCATGGCCGACCTCTATGACTTGTCGCAGACGGTAGACAAAGCTCTTGCATTGTATGACAGTGTTGTCGTCACCACGGGTACAGATACCATGGAGGAAATCGCGTATTTCCTTGATATGACGGTTCAAAGTGACAAACCAGTCGTGATCACAGGCTCCATGCGTCCATGGACTGTCATCGGTTCGGATGCTCAAGCTAATCTGTACAACGCAATCAAGCTGGCCGGCAGTGGTCGTACCGCCTCATTCGGGACAGTACTCATGTTGAATGACACAATCCAGCTTGCTCGTGGTGTAACCAAGACGAATGATTATCGGACAGATACATTTGAAACCCCAATGCTCGGCGCTGTAGGATACATTGATGAAGAAAACATTCGAATCTATCGCGCTCCTGCACGTGCGTTGAAACCTGAAGGCACAGCGAAACCCGTATTCGATCTAAGTAAGATCACAAAGGCAGACCTGGCCAAAGTTGAAATTGCAATCTCTTATCAAGAAGCTGGCGGCGGAGCCATAGAAGGATTCGTGAGCAGCGGCGCCAAAGGCATCGTGACTTCCGGTACTGGAGCTGGCGGCATCTCCAGAGCGATGGGACAAGCCCGTACCAAAGCCATTGAAGAAGGCGTTATCTTCGTGACTACCACGCGTACCGGTTCAGGAAGTGTCTACGGCGGAGGCAAAGGGATCATTGCAGGCGACAACCTGAGTCCACAACAAGCTCGTATATTATTGATGCTGGGCCTGTCCTTCAGTGATGATTTTGACACCATCAAAAAATGGTTTGAAACGTACGGAACACCTGAAGTATAA
- the hemY gene encoding protoporphyrinogen oxidase encodes MGEKKRRVVVVGGGLTGLSAAFYIRKHYREAGVEPVITVVEKSSSMGGMIETLHRDGFVIEKGPDSFLARKTAMIDLAKELEMDHELVSQNPESKKTYIMQRGKLHPMPAGLVLGIPTELRPFLRSGLVSPAGKLRALMDFVIPPRRTTEDESLGYMIERRLGTEVLENLTEPLLAGIYAGDMRRLSLQATFPQFGEVERDYGSLIRGMMTGRKPTETHTGTKRSAFLNFRQGLQSLVHALVHELQDVDQRLNTAVKSLQRLDGAQTRYHVELENGEMLEADDVVVTVPTYVASDLLKPHVDTAALDAINYVSVANVVLAFEKEVEHVFDGSGFLVPRKEGRNITACTWTSTKWLHTSPDDKVLLRCYVGRSGDEQNVELPDDALTDLVLKDLRETMGIEAVPIFSEITRLRKSMPQYPVGHLQHIAALREELGSKLPGVYIAGAGYEGVGLPDCIRQAKDMSILATQELAAD; translated from the coding sequence ATGGGTGAGAAGAAACGCCGTGTTGTTGTCGTCGGCGGTGGCCTCACCGGCCTCAGCGCGGCATTTTATATCCGCAAGCATTACCGGGAAGCGGGCGTTGAACCCGTGATCACTGTGGTCGAGAAAAGCTCGTCCATGGGAGGCATGATTGAGACACTGCACCGGGATGGATTTGTGATTGAAAAAGGACCGGATTCTTTCCTGGCTCGCAAAACAGCCATGATTGATCTGGCTAAAGAATTGGAGATGGACCATGAGCTGGTCAGTCAGAATCCGGAGTCCAAGAAAACGTACATCATGCAGCGAGGTAAGCTTCATCCTATGCCAGCAGGACTTGTTCTCGGTATTCCTACGGAATTAAGACCATTCCTGAGAAGTGGTCTGGTCTCTCCGGCAGGCAAACTGCGGGCGTTAATGGATTTTGTTATCCCGCCGCGTCGTACAACAGAGGATGAATCGCTCGGTTACATGATTGAACGCCGTCTTGGAACAGAAGTGCTCGAGAACTTGACAGAACCCCTGCTGGCAGGAATCTATGCAGGTGATATGCGGCGCTTGAGCCTTCAGGCTACCTTCCCGCAGTTCGGAGAAGTAGAGCGTGATTATGGCAGCTTGATCCGGGGCATGATGACAGGTCGCAAACCGACGGAGACGCATACTGGAACGAAGCGAAGTGCCTTTTTGAATTTTCGCCAGGGACTGCAAAGTCTTGTTCATGCACTCGTTCATGAGTTGCAGGATGTGGATCAACGTTTGAATACCGCGGTGAAGTCACTGCAACGTCTTGATGGAGCACAGACCAGATACCATGTTGAGCTGGAGAATGGCGAAATGCTCGAAGCGGACGATGTTGTGGTTACTGTGCCGACCTATGTCGCGTCAGATCTGTTGAAGCCACACGTGGACACAGCGGCACTGGATGCGATTAACTATGTATCTGTAGCGAACGTAGTTCTCGCTTTTGAGAAAGAGGTGGAGCATGTATTTGATGGATCTGGTTTCCTTGTTCCACGGAAAGAGGGCCGGAATATCACGGCTTGCACCTGGACATCGACGAAATGGCTGCATACCAGCCCGGATGATAAAGTACTGCTCCGCTGTTATGTGGGTCGCTCCGGTGACGAACAGAACGTCGAGCTTCCGGATGACGCGCTGACGGATCTGGTTCTCAAGGATCTGAGAGAGACGATGGGGATCGAAGCCGTGCCGATCTTCTCCGAGATTACAAGGCTTCGCAAATCCATGCCACAGTATCCGGTGGGACACCTCCAACATATTGCCGCTCTTCGTGAGGAGCTCGGGAGCAAGTTACCGGGTGTGTACATTGCAGGTGCAGGTTATGAGGGCGTAGGCTTGCCGGATTGCATCAGACAAGCGAAGGACATGTCCATCCTCGCAACACAAGAGCTTGCAGCAGATTAA
- a CDS encoding LTA synthase family protein: protein MVVTRPTRSSTSRGLLNHPLTLYLIFLVLMLLKLMWLHHNLHAYNITMGLLDKVIAIGSLLLLSFWTWWLPRRGMIVSLAVLNLLLTALIYADMVYYRYFQDFLTIPVLMQARQVDALGDSIATLIYTSDLWFFADWLVVIPFTAIVLFSRRYRSKHSSTSVYGYGSYSYNDGKARLRRRLTAGSIAFVLGMGLAVGPIYFYSKTWAKGLFDNNWWNVSMYNVTGLLAFHGYDLYNYAKDHIGSGPEAEPADVEQAKAFFAERQQDPPQNDALFGKYKDSNVIIVQGEAFMNFMIGQSIGGQEITPNFNELMKESQYYSHFYHQTGQGRTSDADFGANISLHPLPVGSAFVRYADHTYDSLPSILKDNGYSTNVFHAYESGFWNRYTMYQNMKYDKFYSKNDFAQDDPLGWSLSDDSFFRQSVEKMSSEVSEPFYSFLITLSSHHPYALPKEKQQLDVGEFQGTMFGNYLQSVHYVDTALGKMVEDLKNRGLWENTIFMFYGDHDNSIKEQPQYEQFLGRSLNELDMAQIMNEVPLLVHLPDGAAAGTIDEPSGQLDITPSVLHLLGLSDQSYYHMGNDIYDGTARTVVLRNGAFSDDSVFYIPSDDYIYESGACYDLSTREKTDINACRPGHDEAAKRLHVSDTVITYDLIQRFREEDSSAATSQ, encoded by the coding sequence ATGGTTGTCACTCGGCCTACGCGCAGCTCCACGTCACGCGGGCTTCTGAATCATCCACTAACCTTATATCTTATTTTTCTTGTGCTTATGCTGCTCAAACTCATGTGGCTCCATCACAATCTTCACGCCTATAACATTACAATGGGACTGCTGGATAAAGTCATTGCGATTGGCTCATTACTCCTTCTCTCCTTCTGGACCTGGTGGCTGCCACGCAGAGGCATGATCGTATCTCTTGCCGTGCTTAACCTGCTGCTCACCGCATTAATCTACGCCGATATGGTGTATTATCGCTATTTCCAAGATTTCCTGACCATCCCGGTATTGATGCAGGCCAGACAAGTTGACGCATTGGGTGACAGCATCGCTACACTGATCTACACAAGCGATCTCTGGTTCTTTGCCGATTGGCTTGTCGTCATTCCGTTCACAGCGATCGTACTGTTCAGCAGACGTTATCGTTCGAAGCACTCCAGCACATCTGTTTATGGTTACGGGAGTTATTCTTATAACGATGGAAAGGCACGGTTACGCCGTCGTCTCACGGCTGGCAGTATTGCTTTTGTGCTGGGCATGGGACTCGCCGTTGGCCCGATATATTTCTACAGCAAAACATGGGCCAAAGGCCTGTTCGATAATAACTGGTGGAATGTATCCATGTACAATGTGACCGGACTGCTCGCTTTTCACGGCTATGACCTGTACAACTATGCCAAAGACCATATCGGCTCCGGTCCAGAAGCTGAACCCGCTGATGTTGAGCAGGCAAAAGCGTTCTTCGCTGAAAGGCAGCAAGATCCTCCACAGAATGATGCCTTGTTTGGCAAATATAAAGACAGCAACGTCATCATCGTACAGGGTGAGGCTTTTATGAACTTCATGATTGGCCAGAGCATTGGCGGTCAGGAGATCACGCCTAATTTTAATGAACTGATGAAGGAAAGTCAGTATTATAGTCACTTCTACCACCAGACAGGTCAGGGCAGAACGTCCGATGCCGATTTTGGAGCAAACATTTCCCTGCATCCACTGCCGGTTGGTTCAGCCTTTGTACGATATGCAGATCATACGTATGATTCCCTCCCTTCCATTCTGAAGGATAACGGGTATAGCACCAACGTATTTCACGCTTATGAGAGCGGCTTCTGGAATCGGTATACGATGTATCAGAACATGAAGTACGATAAATTTTATAGCAAAAATGATTTTGCACAGGACGACCCGCTTGGCTGGTCCCTGTCTGACGATTCCTTTTTCCGTCAATCTGTTGAGAAAATGAGCAGTGAGGTTTCCGAGCCGTTCTATTCGTTCCTCATTACACTCAGCAGTCATCACCCCTATGCCCTGCCTAAAGAGAAACAGCAACTGGATGTAGGTGAGTTCCAGGGAACCATGTTTGGTAACTATCTGCAATCCGTTCATTACGTAGATACCGCGCTAGGCAAGATGGTGGAGGATCTGAAAAATCGGGGTTTATGGGAAAATACCATTTTTATGTTCTATGGGGACCACGACAACTCGATCAAGGAGCAACCCCAATATGAGCAGTTCCTGGGACGCTCGCTGAACGAACTGGATATGGCACAGATTATGAATGAGGTTCCTCTGCTTGTGCATCTACCGGACGGAGCAGCTGCCGGAACCATCGACGAACCTTCGGGACAACTCGACATCACACCATCCGTGTTGCATTTGCTCGGCTTGTCTGACCAGTCCTATTATCATATGGGTAACGACATATATGACGGGACTGCACGTACGGTTGTGCTGCGTAATGGTGCATTCTCCGATGACTCTGTATTCTATATCCCATCGGATGACTATATCTACGAGAGCGGTGCTTGTTATGACCTGTCCACACGTGAGAAAACAGATATTAACGCCTGCCGCCCAGGTCATGATGAAGCAGCCAAACGATTGCATGTCTCGGACACAGTAATTACCTATGATTTGATTCAGCGTTTTCGAGAGGAAGACAGTTCAGCAGCAACATCGCAATAA
- a CDS encoding O-methyltransferase: MNLTPDEYVNQLFQEDDLLLKVKEAIRSNGMPEVSVAAAYGRLLTFLAKTSKAEAALEIGVLGGYSGICIARGLRENGTLTSLELKEEYAAMAHGHLEEGGFGDKVDYRIGPAADSLEQLEQEGRTFDFFFIDADKENYPVYLDYAIKLARPGAVIVGDNCFLRGRTLNPDKQGPAVLAVRRFNEQMASDPRLVTTMLPDYDGLVLAWVK, from the coding sequence GTGAATCTGACCCCTGATGAATATGTAAATCAATTATTTCAAGAAGATGATCTTTTGCTGAAAGTAAAAGAGGCCATCCGTTCGAACGGCATGCCGGAAGTTTCCGTTGCTGCGGCGTATGGACGCCTGCTCACGTTTCTAGCTAAGACATCCAAAGCGGAAGCCGCGCTCGAGATCGGCGTGCTGGGCGGTTACAGTGGGATCTGTATTGCGCGCGGTTTGCGTGAGAATGGAACCTTGACTTCGTTGGAACTGAAAGAGGAATATGCGGCAATGGCGCATGGTCATCTGGAAGAGGGCGGTTTTGGCGATAAGGTAGACTATCGCATTGGTCCGGCCGCAGACAGCCTGGAGCAATTGGAACAGGAGGGTCGCACATTCGATTTCTTCTTTATTGACGCAGATAAGGAGAATTATCCGGTATATCTTGACTATGCCATTAAGCTGGCCCGGCCAGGTGCGGTCATCGTAGGTGATAATTGTTTCCTGCGTGGTCGTACGCTGAACCCGGACAAGCAGGGGCCTGCTGTACTTGCTGTTCGTCGCTTCAATGAACAGATGGCGAGTGACCCGCGCCTGGTGACGACCATGTTACCCGACTACGATGGGCTGGTACTTGCCTGGGTGAAGTGA
- the hemH gene encoding ferrochelatase: MTNTVGVLVMSYGTPENMESVEAYYTHIRRGRPPEPEQLKELKDRYEAIVGGVFPLRENTDNQVKALQETLNRDERGANVEFRCYQGLKHAYPFIEDGVEQMAKDGIQTAIGIVLAPHFSTMSVGSYIKRAREKAEELGIHMSFIESYHLHPKLIQALSTRVSAKLDAFEEAGAKRGDVKVLFSAHSLPARIVEMGDPYPQQLLETSEVIASRVGITNWQFTWQSAGRTAEPWLGPDILDTLQELSREQVEDVLVAPIGFVSDHLEVLYDLDIEAKSIAKEIDMRLMRIDSLNSDPLYMETLSDVIISQWQQGSDE, translated from the coding sequence ATGACTAATACTGTAGGTGTACTGGTGATGTCGTATGGCACACCAGAAAATATGGAGAGTGTTGAAGCGTATTACACACATATCCGCAGAGGGCGCCCACCTGAACCGGAGCAATTGAAGGAACTGAAGGATCGTTATGAAGCCATTGTGGGCGGTGTTTTCCCGCTGCGGGAGAACACGGACAATCAGGTCAAGGCTCTTCAGGAGACGTTAAACCGCGATGAGCGCGGCGCTAATGTGGAATTCCGTTGTTATCAAGGCCTGAAGCATGCCTATCCGTTTATTGAAGACGGCGTGGAACAGATGGCGAAGGATGGAATTCAAACTGCAATTGGGATTGTACTGGCGCCTCATTTCTCCACGATGAGTGTGGGCAGTTATATCAAACGTGCGCGTGAAAAAGCAGAAGAACTGGGCATTCATATGTCCTTTATTGAGAGTTATCATCTGCATCCGAAGTTGATTCAGGCCTTGTCCACGCGGGTCAGTGCCAAGTTGGATGCGTTCGAGGAAGCTGGAGCAAAACGCGGGGATGTAAAAGTCTTGTTCAGTGCTCACAGCCTGCCGGCACGTATTGTGGAGATGGGTGATCCATATCCGCAACAATTGCTGGAGACTTCCGAAGTGATTGCTTCACGTGTAGGAATAACCAACTGGCAATTTACGTGGCAAAGTGCCGGACGAACAGCTGAGCCTTGGCTCGGACCGGATATTCTGGATACGTTACAGGAACTTTCGCGTGAACAGGTAGAGGATGTACTTGTTGCCCCGATCGGGTTTGTCTCGGATCATCTCGAAGTGCTCTATGATCTCGATATTGAGGCCAAATCGATTGCCAAAGAGATCGATATGCGTCTGATGCGTATTGATTCTCTCAATAGCGATCCTCTATACATGGAGACGTTAAGCGACGTTATTATAAGCCAATGGCAGCAAGGGTCGGATGAGTAA
- a CDS encoding cytidine deaminase has product MTSHTEPFHIEQQLFDAAADFVKQRYPQGWGGAGAVYTEAGSLLISVAPEVINDATHLCMETGAYLEAHKLNERVTHSLCIARDDEHSEFKVLTPCGVCQERLFYWGEDVKAAVYDPEGQLIFKRLDEIQPYHWTKAFRDKS; this is encoded by the coding sequence ATGACATCACATACTGAACCATTCCATATTGAACAGCAATTATTCGATGCAGCCGCCGACTTTGTGAAACAGCGTTATCCTCAGGGTTGGGGCGGGGCGGGCGCCGTCTATACAGAAGCTGGTTCCCTGCTGATTAGCGTGGCGCCAGAGGTTATCAACGATGCAACGCATCTATGTATGGAAACAGGGGCTTATCTGGAAGCCCACAAATTGAATGAACGTGTCACCCACTCCCTCTGTATCGCTCGTGATGACGAGCATTCAGAATTCAAGGTCCTCACACCTTGCGGCGTATGCCAGGAACGTTTGTTTTATTGGGGTGAAGATGTTAAAGCTGCTGTATACGACCCTGAAGGTCAACTGATCTTCAAGAGACTGGATGAGATCCAGCCTTATCATTGGACCAAGGCATTTCGGGATAAATCGTAA